The genomic region GCAGAATTTCTCACAGGTAACATTTATTAATAATGTTAAGTGACTTTGCTCGTAGCCCGTCAAGATCATTGAAAAGAATTATTGCACAGGTAAATCTTATTTATTAAATTAACAATCAAAGAGTTGTATAATggttttcttttgaaataaatTTTGTCTGGAATCATTTTCATGACattcatgatttatgtattaatgacattgtttttttgtatttttaattaagttcagtgcttattttattttgtgaattTTAAGTTAAATCGTCAAGTTAAaattttaattcaaatatttaGTTTTATAACTAGCTGTTTAATCCGAAAACAGGTATGACTTAAACTAAACTGTTTATTAAGTGTCCAGCCCATCTTCCCGTTTTAAAAATATGATAAATATGAACATTTTTCCCCAACACTGCTCACATCAGTGAAAGCAACTTTTTTgaaggtcaaaaaaaaaaatcaacatccaGCAGTCATCACACAGGTcagaaaattatttatttttgttcagtACAAACACACGATAATACTTGATCATCCGATACCAAAGTTATCTTCTCAAGccactttaaaatattttcattaaaaaaaaatacaaaatataaaaaaacttCACCTGCAACCAGGTGAGCAGCTGCCGGAGACTGGTTCTTGCCAAGTGCAAGTTGTTTCGAGGATTGTGCATTTAGGGCTCTATTTTTGTGACCTGCCTAAATTCCTGCGATTTTGCGCATCAGCTCTGCAAGAGAAAAGTCTGCGTCGCAGTGGGAGTGGTCACAGCTGACTTAATCATAACCAATTATAAAGTGGCTCCTTTCATTGAGCCTCGCGCAGGATCTGCAATCATTTGTGCCAGGGCACTCTTGCACCATTTACAAAAACAGAGCCcttagtgcaggggtgtcaaactcccttttttttcattttcccatttttcATTTGAGGCTTTTTAGACATGGAGCGCTTTGGTCAGGAGCACTCTTCAATGAGCAGCTCCCCTGAACAGTACAACTTCCTCTTCATGGCCCTGAAGCTAGAGGTCAGTCTGAGAGATTGTCGGTGGCTTGCAGGGGTCTCGCACATCCGTTGGGACCGGCTGCTTTTAAAGAACCTCTGGACCTTAGGCCACAGTCCACCCAACTCAGCTTTCAGGAGCAGAGTCACATGGAAGGTGGGCACCAGTGCAGTGTCCACGGCAATTTTATCCACGCTACACGGGGACCAGGGCGCTCCTCTGTCCACGCACAGTTCAATCAGCGCCCCCCGCAGGCCGCAAGGCTCGCTGGCCGCCAGATGGACGAGTTCCCGACCCACGTGGTCCAGCAGTGAGTCAGGTATGAGGAGACGGGAGCAACCCAGGAAGTGCGCGGCCCCGTAGAGGGATTCTTTGATGGTGGCCACCAGCTCTATGGCCAGGGTCTCCTCAGAGGGGTCCCAGAACAAGCTGCTCTCGGAATTAGACATGGACATATCCACTACGGAccctgaaataaaataaaaagacgaCGGCTCATTAAAATACTGTGCCAAGAAATTGCATtaccttttttatttcattttttaatttattatcatTTCTTTGTCATTTTATCAGTCAAAAATCACAAGTTGGGTTGagcaaaactcaaaacaatcaAAAAGACCTTGGTTGCTTTTGTGATGTGGCATTAGATTTCATAAAATTATTTAGAAAAACTAGCATATTTGGGTGATGTAACGTGATTTTGCACGTGTCTGTTCAATGACTACAACGTTACTGTTATTAATGCTTTAAATTGAATGCTTCATGTATGAATGACAAAGGCAAGGGAGGCATTCTGATGTCTATTCTCATGTTGCATTGCTTAGGttttaatttgatattttcaCAACCAGCTTCATAAAAAGAGTGTCCCGACTCAAGGGTTTGCTTAAGCACAGAGCACTCACCGGTGTCACTATTGTTGCACTGCCTGTGATTGAGCTCCTTGAGATTGCCGAGCCTCTGCAGAAGTCTGCCCCAGGACAATCGCTTGGAGTCGCCACGGTCCTCAGCCGGGGAAGGTGGTAAGCTCCCGTCCAGGGAATAAGCGCAAGACATTGTCAACAAGCAAAACAGGGgagttaaaatgaaaagtgccaAAAACGTGCCTCGTACAGAAGCGAACGTCAATCGAACTCAGCTGGCAAATAGAAATAACAGTGGAACAAAGCTTTAAACAGGCAAGCGACGAAGCTCCGCCTACCTGATTTCTCCACCAATCAGAAGGCATCTCACGTCCTCTGCGTCCTACCCTGGTTGGTAACCACTGCCCTAGAGTCTATCAAAACTTTCCATGCTTGTAACTTTTTGAATCACACCCATTCATCTCCTTTTTTTACaataacaaagcaaaaaaaaaaatcacttgttAAACAACATGGACAAAGGACAAACTATTCAAGAattagcgccccccccccttttttactTTTCAAACGTTGCCCAATAGAGAGGCATCACTCGAGCCTCACGTTCTGCACGTAGGCTGCGGATTTGCGACGAAATCGTCGGAATAAACAATGACGATGCATCACAAACACTATCAAACGTCTTTGAGATTTGCCTGTGATTTAGGggtatatacaggactgtcccagaaaatttgaatattgtgataaagttctttattttatgTAATGCaaaccttttattattttaatattgctaataatggcatacagcttaagaaaactcaaatatcctatctcaaaatattagaatatttcctcagaccaagtaaaaaaaaaaaagatttataacagcaaaacaaaattaaacatttgaaaatgtccattaatgcactcagtacatggttgggaatccttttgcgcggattactgcatcaatgtgGCGTGGAATGGAGGCAATCaacctgtggcattgctgaggtgttatggatgcctgGGCTGCTTCAATAgcagcctttagctcatttgcattgttgggtctggtgtctttcagcttcttcttcacaataccccacaaattatctatggggttcaggtcaggggaattggcaagCCAAtcaaggacagtaatgccatggtcagtacaccatttactggtggttttggcattgtgggcaggtgccagatcatgctggaaaaggaAATCATCaactccatagagcttttcagcagaagGAAGCATGTCgtgctctaaaatctcttgGTACACAGGTGCATTTACTctagacttgatgaaacactggAGCAACACCAGCAGTTGACATGGCTCCCCGAACCATTGCTGACTgggggaacttcacactggatttcaagcaacttggattttgatCCTTTCCAGCCtgtctccagactctggcgcttTGACTTCcagatgaaatacaaaacttgctttcgtctaaaaaggactttggaccactctgcaactgtccagtgcttcttttccatagcccaagtcagacgcttcagaagtggcttgaccatgggaatacggcttgTAGGCCATTTCCCGGAAACGTCTGTGAatagtggcttttgatacctggactccagcttcagtccactgtctttgaagctcccccaaattctggaagcgactcttcttcacaatgctgttaaggctgcggtcatctctcttggttgtgcagcgtttcctgccacatttcccccttccaacagagtttttgtggatgtgctttgaaactgcactttgtgaacagcttgctgtttgagaaatttctttttgtgtcttaccctcctgatggagggtgtcaatgatggtcctctggacagcagtcagatcagcagtcttccccagacttgtgatttagtttactgaaccaagctgagtgtttttcaaggctcaggaagcccttgcaggtgtttcaagTTAATTGAaccattcaagtgattagttgaataccctactagtttactttttcatgatattctaatattttgagataggatatttgatttgatttcttaagatgtatgccataatcagcaatattaaaataataaaaggcttgcaatatttcagttgatttgtaatgaatccagaatgtatgacatttttgtttttttaattgcattacagaaaataaagaaccttatcacaatattctaattttctgagacagtcctgtaaataaagttgacttgactttaccGACATGCTTTCTTCGTAGGGAGATGATCATGATGCAAACAAAACCACTTCCTATAGTACAAGCGTAATTTTAAATTTTAGTGTTGTTGCAATTGTacactcatatatatatatatatatatatatatatatatatatatatatatatatatatatatatatatatatatatatatatatatatatgattttgttttttataaacGCGCacaacacttcttttttttctttgcacgcAATGTAGGTTTGTTTGCTGGGCAAAAACATTAAACGTTCCACGGTTCTTCGCTAGAGGGCGACCGGGACCTctttcaaatgacatcatcactaCGTAGCAGCAAGTACAGTGACGACAATAAAACCGCGCGTGATTTAAGCACCGAAAGCAGAAGTTCATCGCCTTCTATTTGGCTGCATCAGATAAACACGCAACGTATGTGGTAAATCAATAACATTAGCTACACTACAGTTGCAACAACAAAAGTGGTAAGTTATGACTATAGACCCAAGTTATCATTTTAGCAACGTTATTTGTACTACTGCTTGGTTGCAGTATAGAAGTGCGGGCCGCTTTCATTAGCATGGTAGTTACCACACTGCTAACTTTATGATATTTAGCTTGATTATCTTGGACAAATGTCAAATGAGCCATCATCACTTGTTGTTTTTTGCCTGTACCAAGAGTAATACTGTAATGTGGAAATACTCAAAATTGAGGATTAACGTTGATGGTTGCCTCCTCTAACCGCACGTTAGAGGAGGCAAGGGAGGCTACGCTTCCCCTGCCATCTTGAACAGGTGAAaaccaaattcaattgtttttattttaaagtcattttccttattcattttaataatgttgtatcattttgaaccaaaatcgcagaatttttatagttattttaaaaccggacaattcgctcggaggagccaacttcctgtctagcctcctctgaggattgcgtaatcacatgGCTGCCTATGTTGACAAGCTATGCAGTTAGACAGAACTccaattcgtgtgtcattattagaattgcaaattgtcttcacttttaatatctattttttaaatatttgaccagtttttactcgtctaatttgaaaacgagttatttgtcagtttgttttgtagcttttactgtatataatatgaggaactcatacattcatttgggttgacagtcatcatGGCCcttcgaaagaagctatgactacaatgcggcccgtgaaaataacgagtttgacacccctgctttagatgaacaaaacggctttgaaaagagaccttacggaggctacgaaaaaaggttctccagccttatggcagggggtgctagtgatcccgggatgcttcatgcggctgtagaataagagatctcgagttcaaatttacagtgaataactgaggagcagtcgtccatttgtttcgttttacattcgttttttctttttcatttttacatttcgttttacaatggagaattacatatccaaacgattttcaacgATGGAATTTCGGTcaaagcaggaggtcatcagtaaaggaaaaGCAACTCCgtagttaaaaggtttgattcggacaacgggacttcggagcatgtcgtttcaaacggagtggtacacacgatcgaaaacaagtttttgattccatgtgctttattgagtgtttttatgtcggttgttgcatgcaatcgctgctgtcacggtAACGTCACCCTGTCTTTCTGTCCCACGTCTTGttaggtcagtcctgttgttagtgtGGTAGTTACGTTATGTCAgtctaccaagtctgtgttttgagtttgcttcaataaaccctggtccaagctgcacttggtcgccctgctccatttccaaccCCAGCCGAAGCCTGACAGTTTTGTGTATTGGGTCGCTTTCAGtttacgtttgtttgtttgttagctAAACATTGCTGAACAAGTGTTGTGATTACAGTGTGAAAatgtttgcaaggaccacagcagAGTATATGGAGGAAAAGGACCATAGTCGTCGACGACTGATAgatctttggctgcagccttatgttgtgttgcgCAGAGCAGGTTCGTAAATGTCCATTTTCTATTATGAATCCTCTtccagtgtttatttttagtagAATTCTATCAAAATCATGTGTGAAGAAGTCCTTGTACGGGTTTGAACTGAACTTTTATTGttaatgtgtgtttgttttgttttgcagacatcagtgaagTTATTTGTCCTAAGCACCAGGAGCCAGAGCGCCCTCGCATTGACGAGGAAGATGTAGGCAAAGAGGTTCATCACgtcaatgaacaaatggagcagaagtttcGTTGCGCCATAAAAGAGGAGGATGACCCGGAGTGGCCTTGTAAtaaagaggagggagaagacTTCTATGACATTAGaatggaagaggaggaggatgcctGCAAGATGCCATTGACTGTTGTCCCTTTGAAGAGTTTAGATGAGGGTCAACATGAGGTGAGCAAACGGGCGGAGCTtccaagctgcagctcaagtcaacaaatgactAGAGAAGGTGATGAAGACCACTGTGGAGGATCACAAGCAGGTCCACCATCAGATAGCGATAACGTGTCATCACATGTTCCTGCTCCTGCTGATGATgagtctcaaaacaaacacaggcaatgTTCTCAGTGTGGGAAATATTGTGCTGATAACAGTGGTTTAAAACAACACATGAGAATACACGCAAGAAAGAAAAACCATTcctgctcagattgtggccgAAAATTCTCTCGAAGGGAagatttaaaaaggcacacaagaatccacactttTTCATACTCAGTTTGTAGCCAAAAATTCTCTGACAAGGGAAGTCTAACAATTATTACAAGAATctacactggtgagaaacctttttcatgctcagtttgtggccacaAATTCTCTCGGAGTGACAATTTAAAagagcacacaagaatccacactggcgagaaacctttttcatgctcagtttgtggccaaagattctctcataATGGAAATTTAAAAGAGCACACAAGAattcacactggcgagaaacctttttcatgctcagattGTGGCAAAAAATTCTCTCAAAGGGAATATTTGAAATGTCATACAAGAattcacactggcgagaaacctttctcatgctcagtttgtggccgaaAATTCTCCCGAaggcaaaatttaaaaaagcacacaagaatccacactggcgagaaacctttttcatgctcagtttgtgccAAAGGATTTTTGACGAAGACAAGCTTAAAAAGTCATactacaagaatccacactggcgagaaccagggccggttctaggaatgcacataagagggggcagtcagaaatgtgaagggggcatgttcttatttttgttttgtgttttgttttgttttttacacatttttaacactgttagtgttttcttcccggcagttgttagctgtgtgtccagcTCTCAACCTGGAAAAGTTaagtttaattcatattcaggGCAAGTTGCTTAGTTTCTATTAGTGTCTAGGGGTTTAAGTTTTGTTCAGCTTTTCATGTTCATGTTAAGGTTTTTGCCCCCATATTTGTCAAGACTTGTTAAGAAGAAAAGTAAGTAAGCAAGACACTTATCTTGTCTTGCGCTTGCGTGATGATTCGGCAGTAAACATAGATGAAGCAATTTGTGTAGAAAtactaaatgacaaattatgacAGCATGTCAAGTGCCTTggaattgtgaaataaaatgagtgaattATATGGAATGACATTGAACAATGTGGAATCATGTGGAATTATGTAGAATGATATTAATCGATGATGAAATGACACGCAACATGTGATATACCTTAAGAAATGGAGATCAATGAGATGTGAGTAATTCTCAACATTTTACGACACAAGTAAGGTAAGTATCATTAACTGCATATCATTAGTTCATTTGATATCACGGCATTAACCTCCAAATAATCAAACAGATCAAATGCTAGAGTTAATTTTGACAATGAAGGCTTTGACCGCCAGTGCGTATGAAACCTCACATGCTTAACTTTTTTGTGAAGCACGTGGATGGAAAGCTTCAAGGCTTCATCTGGCATCAATGACTCACCAGCGGCTGAAAGCTTTCTGGCTAGTTGACTAGCTTTCAACTGCACGCACGACAAACGCACGCTAGTATGCTATTAAAATatattcaagttttattttatttttttaaacatgcacaatttgttttgcaCACAATGTTGTTTGTTTGCTGGGCAACATTATAAAAATGTCCTACGGTCTTCCGCTAGAGGGCGTCCAGGACCTCACTCAAATGACAATGACGTGGCAGAATCATGCGAAAGGAAATGATTAGACTAATGCATtgatttacaaaaaataatcaaatagcAATTCGTATCATGCGAAAGGAAATGATTAAGCTATTGCATTGATTTTGAATACCACTTGTGGTATGCAATAGACAAATATCGTACAAGTGAACCATGAAGCTGATTGCCTGTGCTGTCAACTGTAGTGCCACAGCTATCCACTAAGTGGCACTAAACAATCGGCGAACGCAAAACAACGCCGAAATAAGGCGGAAAAGAAAACGCGTCGCTTGAGTGGAGGGAAGTTTGACGGCTCTTCGTGTGTAAATATCGACATTACATCGGTAACGTTGATACTTTTCTATTTGTcgaatgtgtgtgtttacagCACATAACTCACCTTAGTAGTTGTACATACTGTGTATATATTGcggtttttatatttttgtgcttttttgactttttaatcttttaatttTCCTTACCTTGTCTGGCGCTTTAACGGACAGCGAAAGAATTTCATTGTACAAAGAAAAAGTGCTTTCCTTTTGTACACATGACAATAAACGCTTTGAATCTACAGATGCTAAAATTTCACACGGGTTTAATGTACTGCGTTTTCTATTAATCGGGAAACTAGTTAATTTAGACCGTCCGAAAGATTCTGACGTTCTAAGTGTGTGGACGTTACAAGTTTATAATGTACATGTACTTGTTTTCTAATCCTGCACTAACTTCACGAGGGGTTCAGTTGTACTAATATGAGAGAGTTCTTTTCAAACACAGTTGAGTCGAACGTCCTAGGTTCATTTTACAGGACCTTAACAAAGTTTGTAATATT from Syngnathus typhle isolate RoL2023-S1 ecotype Sweden linkage group LG8, RoL_Styp_1.0, whole genome shotgun sequence harbors:
- the LOC133158713 gene encoding DNA damage-inducible transcript 4 protein-like → MSCAYSLDGSLPPSPAEDRGDSKRLSWGRLLQRLGNLKELNHRQCNNSDTGSVVDMSMSNSESSLFWDPSEETLAIELVATIKESLYGAAHFLGCSRLLIPDSLLDHVGRELVHLAASEPCGLRGALIELCVDRGAPWSPCSVDKIAVDTALVPTFHVTLLLKAELGGLWPKVQRFFKSSRSQRMCETPASHRQSLRLTSSFRAMKRKLYCSGELLIEECS
- the LOC133158705 gene encoding zinc finger protein 501-like, which produces MFARTTAEYMEEKDHSRRRLIDLWLQPYVVLRRADISEVICPKHQEPERPRIDEEDVGKEVHHVNEQMEQKFRCAIKEEDDPEWPCNKEEGEDFYDIRMEEEEDACKMPLTVVPLKSLDEGQHEVSKRAELPSCSSSQQMTREGDEDHCGGSQAGPPSDSDNVSSHVPAPADDESQNKHRQCSQCGKYCADNSGLKQHMRIHARKKNHSCSDCGRKFSRREDLKRHTRIHTFSYSVCSQKFSDKGSLTIITRIYTGEKPFSCSVCGHKFSRSDNLKEHTRIHTGEKPFSCSVCGQRFSHNGNLKEHTRIHTGEKPFSCSDCGKKFSQREYLKCHTRIHTGEKPFSCSVCGRKFSRRQNLKKHTRIHTGEKPFSCSVCAKGFLTKTSLKSHTTRIHTGENQGRF